The Alcaligenes aquatilis genome contains the following window.
GTGGAAAGACAAGATCGTGATGGCTAACCCGGCTAATCACCCGTCCACCATTGGTTGGCTGATTGGCTTGAAGGAAAAAGTCTTTAGCAGCGAAGAGCAGTGGCTGGACTTCCTGAAAGGGCTGGCTGCCAACAAACCCATGTTTGTAGCGTCGTTTGGCCCAACCCCCGCTCCTATTGAAAGTGGCGAGAAGCTGATTGCCATTTCCATGCCCAAGTACATCGTGACCAAGTCGCCTGCGCCATTGGCCTGGGGCCCCATGTCGGGTCAGCCTTTGCTGGGCTCGCCGCGTGCTATTGCTCTGACCAAGAATGCGCCGCATCCGGATGCGGCCCGCGTTTTTCTGGATTATTGGCTGGGCAATGAAGCCATGGGTATTTTGGCCAATAAGGTGGGCGAATATGTTCTGGCCCCCGGGATTCATCCTCCGGTCGCTGGCATTGATAAAGCCAAGGTCGAGCCTATCCGGGACCTGAGCGATGCAGAACTGATTCGTTGGAGTCGTGAATTCAGCCGTATCTTTGCTGTGCGTTAATCACGCGACGGCAAGAGCTGGTTCAACAAGAACGGGGCGCCTTGGCGCCTCGCCTTATTTTTATTGAAAATATTAACTCATTATGCAAATTGAAATTACCGGCCTGAGCAAGACCTATGTCTCAGAGGACAAAACCTTCAAGGCCTTGGACAATATCAATCTGACGATTCCCGCGAATGAGTTTTTCACCCTGTTAGGGCCCAGTGGCTGCGGCAAAACCACACTGCTGCGGTGCATTGTTGGTCTGGAAACCCCAGACGAGGGTGAAATCCGCATTGGGGACGAGATCGTCTGGTCCAGCGCCAAGAATATTGCTGTTCCGGTAGAAAAGCGCGGTCTGGGTATGGTGTTTCAGACCTACGCCATCTGGCCGCACATGACGGTGTTCGACAATATCGCTTACCCGCTGCAAGTACGTGGCGAGCGCAAAGAGGTGATTCGTGAAAAAGTCGCGAACATTTTGAAGTTTGTGCAACTGGAAGGGGTGGATCAGCGTTCCGCAACGCGTCTGTCCGGTGGCCAGCAACAGCGAGTGGCGCTGGCACGAGCTCTGGTGGCCGAGCCCAAGGTCATCCTGTTTGACGAGCCGCTCAGCAACCTGGATGCCAAGCTGCGTGAAGAAACGCGTAAAGAACTGCGCGAGTTCTTGAGCCGTCTGGACATTACCGCAGTGTACGTGACGCATGATCGTGTCGAGGCGCTGGCCTTGTCCAACTCCATCGCTGTTATGCGTGGCGGCAAAATTCTGGAAATTGGCTCACCAGAAAAAATTTACTTTGATGCCGACCACCGCTTTGTGGCGGACTTTATTGGTCGTGCCAACCAGATCAGCGCCAAGGTGCTGGAGCAGCGTGTGGATTCCACCCTTGTGGAATGCGAACTGGGTCAGTTGCACTGCAAGAAGCGAGATCTGCCCGTGGGCACGGAGGTCACGTTGTGCATTCGTCCCGAGTTTATTCGCGTCAGTAGTCAGTCCAGTGAAGTGGGCCAGAATCTGTTCCATGGGCAGGTTCAGGCCTTGGAATTCGTGGGCGAGTCCTACGAGGCCGAGGTCACAGTGGGTAAAGAGCAGCTCCTGGTGTGTATCGATCCTGATGTGAAGGTAAAGCAGGGCGATACCGTGCGCTTTAACCTGCATCCTGCGCATTGCATGCTCTTGTCGGCATAAGGGCGGAACATCATGAATCAAACACGCAGACCACTTAGCTGGTCGCTTATTCTGATTGTTGGCTTTCTGACGCTATGCCCGGTCCTGATGTTGCTGCTGGGCAGTTTTTCGCAGGGCCTGACGGCTTTTGGTTCTTTCACCACGGCCAAGTATGTAGCCGCCTACACCGATCCCTTTTTGCTGGAAGTCACCTTTAATACGGTGGTTTTCGTGCTGGGCTCGTCCCTGTTCTCTACCGCGCTAGCCGTTTTCCTGGCTTACCTGAATACGCGTACCAACATGCCCATGAAGGGTGTGTTTACGGTGCTGTCCATCGTCCCCATGATGATTCCGCACTTGTTGTTCTCGGTTAGCTGGGCACTGCTGTTGAATCCGTCCAATGGCCTGATCAATATGTTCTTGCAGGACACCTTGGGTCTGCAGGATGCACCACTGAATATTTATTCGCTCTGGGGCATGATTCTGGTCGAGGGCTTGTTGAACATGCCTGTGGCCTATCTGATCATCGCTCCTGCCATGGCCTCGTTTGACGTGTCCATGGAAGAGTCCTCGCGTGTATTCGGGGGCGGTCTGTGGCGCACCTTGACGCGGGTCACCCTGCCGATTCTGCGTCCAGCCATCATGGCGGCTTTCATTTTGGCGATTGTGCGGGCGCTGGCCTCTTATGCGGTGCCACGTGTTCTGGGTACGCCGGGTCGTGTGGATGTGCTGGCCACGTATCTGTTCGAGATGATCTCAACCGGCTTCGCGCCAGACTATGGAAAAGCGGCAGCGCTGGGCATGAGTGTGCTATCGGCCTCCATTGCCCTGATCGTGCTGTATCGCTACATGACGAAAGAAAGCAGCAAGTATGTGACCATCTCCAGCCGTGGTTTCAAACCGACGCAACTGGAACTGCGTCGCGCGAAAATCCCGCTGTTCATCATCGTGGGCATTATCAGCTTGCTGATGGTAGTGTTGCCTGTCGCTGTGCTGCTCTACACCTCCATGATTCCGTACTCCATGGTGCCTAGCGCTCGCGCCTTCTCTTTGATGAGCTGGGCGAACTGGATTGATGTCATTCAAGACCCAATCTCCAAAGTGGCCATGACAAATAGTCTGTTCCTGGCTGTGTTCGGGGCCAGTCTGGGTGTGCTGTTGTCGCTATTTGTGGCCTATGTGGTGGTTAAGTTACGAACGCGAGCGGCGGCGCTGCTCGATACCTTGAGCTTTCTGTCCTTCTCCTTTCCGGGGATTGTGATCGGTATCGGTTTTATGTGGTTCTTTGTGCAAACGCCTTTGTATGCAACCTTGACCGCCTTGCTGCTGGCTTATATCGCAGCCTATCTGCCTTACGGGATCCGACCTTTATCGGCGGCTTTTGTGCAGGTACATGCTCACCTGGAGGAATCCTCGGCCGTTGCCGGGGCCAGCTCCTGGACAACCATGCGCCGCATCATTATTCCTTTGCTGATTCCCGGTGTGGTGTCAGCCTGGATTTTGATGGCCACCATGTTCATTCGTGAGTTGACGGTATCCGTGGTGCTGTCCCGTCCTGGCACAGAAGTGCTGGCGGTACAGGTGTTGAGCTATGCCGAAGATGGTTTGTGGGGCAAGCTCTCGGCCTTGGGGATCATCATGATTCTGATCTCTACTGTGCTGGTGCTGCTGGCCATGTATATCGGTAACTTCTACAAGCGCCGTCAAGGCACGATGTAAGTTGGCTGATCTCAATGGCCTGAATTCCGCAAGGGGTTCAGGCCATTGTTGTTTTTGCTAGGAACAGACCGTATCTTGTCGCCTAGCTGGCTGTTCGCTTGTTCATGCGCATAATGGGCTGCTTGATTTTGTTTGCTCATTAATAGAAGCGATGACGCCTAAATGCAAAGTCAAAGTATTGGTCGTCGGTGATAGCGTGATGGGGGCGTCGGTCGCCTGGCATTTGACTCAAGCGGGTGCCCGCTGTGACCTTGATCGATCAAGGTCCGCGCAGTACGCCTAGTGCAAGCGCTGCTTCGTTTGGATGGTTTGCTTGCCGCCGTAGCCCACTCCGGCGACATTCTGGCTCCCTTGTTAGGAAGGTTGTGTACGCAGGCGGTTCTGGCTGCTTGATGTTTGTTCTTGGAGGTGGCTCCGTTTAGCCCAGCAAGGATTGAGCTGTCTTGAAACCAGGCAGCAAAACCAGTCGATAAAAAAAAGGCCTGATTTCGTGGAGAGATGAAATCAGGCCTTCTTGCTGTTGCGCCAGTTTGAATGCCCCTTTCAGGGGCAGCTTTCAAACCAGAGGACTGGCTGTGCCTTAGTCCTCTTCCACGAAAGTTTCGTCGCGTTTTTTCTTGACAGAGGGCAGGGCCACAATCACCACCAGGATGGCGGCTAGAACCAGCAATGACAAGGACAGCGGACGAGTGACAAAGGTGGTGTAGTCACCACGGGACAGGAGCAGGGCACGACGGAAATTCTCTTCCATCATGGGGCCCAATACCAGACCCAGCAACAAGGGAGCGCCTTCACAACGCAGTTTGGACCATACGTAGCCGACAAAACCAAAAGCGGCGGTGACCAGAATGTCAAACACGTTGTAGTTCAGCGAGTACACCCCGACCGTACAAAAGACCAGGATGGCAGGAAATAGCAGGCGGTACGGTACTTTGAGCAGCTTCACCCACAGACCAACCAATGGCAGGTTCAGAATGACCAGCATCAGGTTACCGATCCACATGGAAGCGATCAGGCCCCAGAACAGTTCAGGGTGGCTGGTCATCACTTGTGGGCCGGGCTGAATGTTGTGGATGGTCATGGCACCAATCATCAGAGCCGTCACGGCGTTACCGGGGATACCCAGTGTCAGCAGCGGGATGAAGGAGGTTTGAGCGGCGGCGTTGTTGGCCGACTCGGGACCGGCCAGACCGGCAGGGTGGCCTTTGCCAAAGCGCTCCGGATTTCTGGAGATTTTCTTCTCCAGCGTGTAGGAGGCAAAGGAGGACAGAACCGCGCCACCACCGGGCAGAATGCCCAGGCACGAACCCATTGCAGTCCCACGGATGACGGCCGGCCAGCACTCTTTGAACTCTTGTTTGTTGGGGTACAGGCTGCCAACCTTGCCTGTAATTTCGACACGCTGGTCGCCCAGCTCCAGGTTGTTCATGATTTCCGAGAAACCAAATACACCCATGGCCACCACGGCAAAGTCGATACCATCTTGCAGCTCGGGAATACCAAAGTCGTAACGCGCTACACCGGAGTTCACGTCAGTACCGACCATGCCCAGCAGCAGGCCCAGCAGGATCATGCAGATGGCCTTGGGCAGAGAACCAGAGGCCAGCACCACCGCGCCCACCAGGCCTAACACCATTAATGAGAAATACTCGGCAGGTCCGAACTTGAAGGCCACCTCAGCCAAAGGCGGTGCGAAGGCCGCCAGCAAAATGGTTGCAACACAACCGGCAAAGAACGAACCCAGGGCAGCAATCGCCAAAGCAGCACCGGCCCGGCCATTGCGTGCCATCTGGTGCCCGTCCAGCACGGTCACCACCGCCGAGGTTTCGCCCGGCAGGGCAACCAGAATGGCGGTTGTGGACCCGCCATACTGCGCGCCGTAGTAAATACCGGCCAGCATGATCAGGCCAGCCACTGGGGGCAGTACATAGGTGATGGGCAACAGCATGGCGATAGTTGGCACAGGGCCAATGCCAGGTAACACGCCAATCAAGGTGCCCAGTATGCAACCGAGCAGAGCGTAGGCCAGGTTCTCCGGTGTGACTGCGACCGAAAAACCCAGCATCAGGTTGTCAAATAATTCCATATCCGTTCACCCCCAATCAGGCCAGAAAACTTGGCCACAAGGGAAATACCAACCCTAGGCCCTTGATGAATGCCAGCCAGACAAACAGCACCAGAAATACAGCTGCGCCCAGCGCGATCGGCCAGCTAAACTCATGGCTGGCAAAGCTGCTGATCACAACAAGCAGGAAGATAGAGGCATATACCCCTAATGAGTTAAGCGTCAGCCCGCACAAGACAACCGCGCCGATGATAACGAAGACGACTTTCCAGTTAAACTTCTCTATCTCAGTGCTTTCTGCTTTGGCAGACAATGAGTTCAAGGTGACAACCGCCCCTAGCAAGCTCAGGCATACACCAAGCCAGAAGGGGAAGTAGCCGGGTCCCATACGGGCGGCTGTTCCCATCGAGTAGCTGGTAGCCCCGAGCGAGAAAGCGGCGCCCACGACCACGAACATGATCCCGGACCAGAAGTCCTGTTTATTTTTAATTTGCATAAGGTGGATTCTCCTTGTCTGCCTTGCGCATTGGTTTTCCTTTTTCCTGTGTCAGCTTGTTTATGGTGGAGCGGGTTCCACACTCTGCATGTGCCGACTGCTTTAAACAGAGGTGACGCATGGTAATGGAGCGTTTGAAGACTGAAAACCCTGACTTGACCCTAGTTTTTAAGGGTTTTCCCGGTAAATCCGGAAAATTAGGGTTTTTTGGGAGCGTGTTCGCAGGTGGATGACATGCTTTGAAAGAAGTTTGAAAGGTAATGGAAAGATGGGTGAAAGGTTATCATTAGTATGAAATTCCTCTACCCAGTAACGCTAGCAATGGTTTACGATAAGGCCCATGTTGCAAGATCTCGACTTTCTCGCTGACCGTATCGGTCAACTGGTAGAGCAATCTCGTCAGCTCAACGCTGAACGCGCTCAATTATTAGCTCGTCTGAAAACTCAAGATGCCGAGCTGGACGCCTTGCGCCAGCAAAATCGGCGTCAACAGGACGAGTTTGAGTCCCTCTCCACCGGTGTTGCTTCGCATCAGCGTCAGTTGGATGTGGTGCAGCAACAAGCACAAGCGGATCAGGCTGAACTGAAAAAACTGCTTGAGCAGGAACAGGCCCAGGTGGTCGCCTTGCGTCGTGAGCTAGACAGTGCTCGTGCAGGAATGGGCGTATTGCGTGATGTGGCAGGGCAGGCTCGTGACCAGATCGGTTCGATCCTCATGCGTTTACCCGGTGCCGTACAGGAGTAAGTCATGGAACGAGTTGATATTTCCCTACTGGGCCGCGATTATTCCCTGGCATGTCCTCCATCTGAAAAAGCCCGCTTGTTGGAAGCGGTCAAACTGGTAGACCAGCGTATGCAGGCTATCAAGGGTTCGGGGCGCGTTTCTGGCAACGAACGTATCGCTGTTATGGCTGCTATTCAGATCGCCAGCGAGTTTTTATCGGCTAAAGCACCTGATGGTCCACTGGCTAATGTTGCTTTTGGCGATTTCAAGCGTAAAATTGAAGACATGCACGCGATGATGGATGATGTTATTGAGCCTTCGGGCACATCGCGCTAAACCAAATTTGAAAGCAGCTCCTTGTTGTCCCTTGCGGGCTGCTTCATCCCAGTAAGTCCCTGCCGTGTTCGTGACACGACCATACATTCCTTGAACCAATGCTTTTGGCATACAGGTTGTTGGATTAGCCAGTAGGAGCGATCGTCCTCGTCGACGAACCCGAAGCTGGCTTGATGACAGCCGATCTTGGACCTTCGGTTCCAGGATGCCGGTCTTGACGGCAATGGTGGGGCACCTACAAAAAAGCCCGTCCAGATCTGGACGGGCTTTTTCCTTTTCTGCTGCTTTGTTTATTTCTGACTACCAGGCGTAACGCCACGCTTGCTGGCATAAACAAACAGAGCCAGCCCAGCCACAATCATGGGCAAGGACAACCACTGTCCCATTGACAAGCCAGCACTGAGCAGACCCAGGTAGCTGTCAGGTTCGCGGGTGTACTCCACCATGAAGCGGAAAAAACCGTAGCCGATCAGGAACAGGGCGCTAGCCTGGCCCACGGCGCGTGGGCGGCGCGTAAACCACCACAGCAAGATGAACAGGGCAATGCCCTCCAGGGCCATCTCATACAACTGCGAAGGGTGGCGAGGGTTTGCATCCATCTGCGGGAACACCATTGCCCACGGCACATCGCTAGGACGACCCCACAGTTCTCCGTTGATAAAGTTACCCAAGCGGCCTACCGCCAGCCCCAGTGGGATCAAGGGGGCCAGGAAATCACTGATTTCCAGAAAACGGCGTTGGCGGTTACGAGCAAACAGTGCAATCGTCACCAGCACCCCGATCAGACCACCATGAAAGGACATGCCACCTTGCCAGACATACAGAATCTCCAGCGGATGCGACAGGTAGTAGGAGGGTTGATATAACAGGGTAAAGCCCAGACGTCCGCCCACTACTACGCCCAGAACACAGTAAAAGATCAGGTCTTCCAGGTCTTTGCGGGTCAGCAAGGCATAGCCCGCGCGGATACGCGCCATGCCAGCCAGCCAAACCAGGCCAAAGCCCACTAAATACATCAAGCCATACCAATGAATGGCAAGGGGTCCAAGTTGTATGGCGATGGGATCAAACTGCGGGTGAATTAACATGCGTGCCCATTACAGAGATGAATATCAGATAATAGCGTGACTACGAGCCCAGACCAGGACTGGGTAAATTGTAAGGGAAGGATCGTGCTGCATTCAGTCTCTTGGCCCGCCGTTTACCATTAGTAGTTTTTGTGGATTGATGATCTTTAATCCAATGGCAAAGGCTGATACGGTAGCGTTGATGGATATCGTGCTCAACAAGATAGTCGGGGGAACGGGGGTGCTATTCCCATACCCACCCAAAACCGGCTCAGCGCCTTATAAGCGCAAGCGATTGCAGCCTGGTTGCTGGGTCTAGCCAATTCGTCAACAAAGGAGAACTCATGAAGGAAACAGCCATATTGGGTGGCGGATGCTTTTGGTGCACTGAAGGGGTGTTCAAGGCCCTGCGAGGTGTGCAGTCGGTGGTGCCCGGATACTGTGGCGGCCATGTGGAAAATCCCACCTATGAACAGGTTTGTGGCAAGCAGACCGGCCATATTGAAGTGGTCAAAGTGGAGTTTGACCCTTCAGTCATTTCCTATCGGGATTTGCTGGAGGTATTTTTCCTGACCCACGACCCTACCACGCCGGATCGTCAGGGCGCTGACCAGGGGCCGCAGTATGCGTCGGCTATTTTTTGCCAAAACGAAGAACAGCGCCGTCAGGCTTTCGAAGTCATCGAAGAAATCAAATCACAGTTTGATGCGCCTATCGTGACGCATGTGCTCGACAGCTCCACGTTCTGGGAAGCCGAGGTTTATCACCACGATTATTTTGCCTTGAACCCCGAGCAGGCCTATTGCCAGATGGTGATTGCGCCCAAGCTCAAGAAGTTCTACCAGCGTTTTCAGGATCTGCTGGTCAAAAGCTAAGCATCCTGAGGGTGCGAAGCAGAAGCAAGGTAGCGTCTGTACAGGGCGCTACCTGGTAATGTCAGGCGGGCCATCAGGCCAATAATGAGCAAGGTCAGGATAAGTCGGCCAACCAGGACCACCCAGATGTTGGCACCCAGAGCCAGAATAAGAATGGTGTCTTCAATCAGGGAGTGGCTTAACGACAGCCAGGACAAGGCCAGCAAGCGCGTTCTGGGACTGTAGTTTTGCTGACGGGACTCATCAATAATCAAGGCGCCGCCGTAGCTCAGGCCCAGCAACACACCAATCGTGGTGGTGGGGGCAACCCGCTCTTCCAGGCCTGAAAAACGCAGCAAGGGCAGCAGAAGCCGGGTCAGCAAACGGGTGAAGCCGATTTTCTCCAGAACTGACAAGATTAACAGCAGGCCAAGAATAATCAGCCAGGTCATGAACAGTGAACTGGCCGTTCCCCACAACCAGTCTATCCAGCCTTGCCAACCGCCTTGTGTCGCATTGGATTGCCCGTAAAGCCAGGCCAGCGAAACAGGTTCCTGCAACAGCCCAGCACTGTTCAAACCCCAGGCCAGCAGGCTGCCGTAGAGCAGGGCGCAGACTACTCGTAGCGTGGCCGTAAACCAGAAACTGGCCCCGGCTCGACGCACAATCGCTTGCTCCATGGGAAGACTGTGAGCAAACAGCATCATGGTGCCCAGAACGCTGATCTGGGCCACGTTGAAACTCAAGCTGTCGCCCAACGCTGCCATCGATCCTATGCCTGCGTAAATACCGGCCAGGGCGGTGGTAGCCCATACGATACCGGCTTCAGGCGGTAAGCCGACCAGCGCCATGACGGGGCCGATCAGTGTGCCTACTTGTTCGATCAAGCCCAACTGCGCCGCAATACGCACCGCAATCATGATGGGAACCATGATGCGTGCAACGGTATAAAACATGCGCAGGCTGCGGCTAAGTGTGGTGCGAAGAAAGTTCAGCATGACAGCAGAAGGTTGAGAAGTCTGACTGATGCTAGCATGGCCCAGTGCTTGCTTTGTCGTGCCCTGGCGCTTGCGTGGGGTGGGCGATGTGGGCTGTCGGTTTGCCGCTACAAGCGGATGTGTGTTCCCTCATCCAAAAGAAAACCCCTGACGGTGAAACCCGGTGCAGCCAAGTGAGGCTGCCTGGTTTTCTCCCATCAGGGGCGTTGCAGACCGAGTAGGCCCTAGCTATCGACCCGAGCAGTGACCGCCACTGGCGGCTTGTCCGCTACCCCAGGCAATGGGAGCGGGTTCGGGACGGTAGGGGTAGTCCTGCAGGCTGTCCATGACAACTAACAAGACAACGGCCAGCCAGAAGGTAGTGGTGATAAGGCGGAAAGTAGTTTTGCTCATGGTGGTGCGACTCAAGGATTAACGCGACGACGAATGCGCACGCCTATGATGGACCCGGCAAAGGCCAGTGCAAACCAGACCCAGCCATGTATGCTGGCCGAGGCGATGCCTCCCAGGAATGCGCCCACATTACATCCGAAGGCCATACGGGCACTGTAGCCCATGACCAAACCGGCAATCGCGCCTACCCACAAGGTACGGGCATTGGGCGATTTGAAATTGGCAGGATGGTTCCAGCGCGAAGCGGCCATTGCGCCCAGAATCAAACCAAAGTTGGTGACGGAGGTAACGTCAGCCAGAACAGGCTCTGCCAGACGTTGAGCATGGGGAGCCACGCCCCAGAATGCGTCGCCAACGGGCGTCCAGCCCAGCGCCGAGAATACTTTTGCTCCCCACAGGCCAATACCGTAGACGATGCCCCAAGGTTGGCCAGCAACAATCATGTGAATGGCGTACAGCACGGCCAGCAGCAAGGCGCCCATCCACCAGCGCATTTCCCATTTGGCAGGTGCGCTGTTGTGTTCTTTTTGATGGCGGCGTGCGCCCCGGCCTACGAACCAGGATACGGCTGCGCAGCCCAGGACGGTAATCAGCAAGGCGGTAGGCCAGCCCAGGGATACAGTCAGGTCGATAGCAGGCAAGCCACCCAAGGCAATCCAGCCGGGTTGGTGCGATGCGCCCAGAAAGCTGCCAATGGCAAAGGTAGGCAGAACCGCAAAGGAGATCGGTGCGCCAGCACCTGCTTTATAGAGTGTGCCGGAGCCGCAACCGTCAGCCAGTTGCATAGCGGCACCAAACAGGAAGGCGCCCAGCACCAGGCTGATGGTCAGTGGGGCAATGGCACCGACCAACTCGCCGCCGCTGTCAGCGATCAGCGGCAGGGTGAAGGCAGCAGCCAATACCAATAGGAGCATTTGTGCCCAGATACCCTGAGGGTCGCGACGCTCGATATAGTTGCGCCAGCCGGTCGTGAAACCGAAACGGGCTCCTTGCAGCACGGCGCCAAAGCCAATCCCTAATAAGGCAAGCAAGCCTTGGCGCAGTCCACCTACCAGAGCGACCCCGACAATGAGGGCCAGGCTGGCCAGGATAAAGCCCAGTCTAGTCAGATAAAGCATGATCGATTTCTTTAGTTAACGGCGCGCTTGGCATCGAGTTTCAGAACCTCGAAGCGGGAGGGCTGGTTGTCCATGGGCAAGCTGCTGCGGCTCCATTCCACGACGGATTCGGGGTAAAGCTTCACGTTGGGGTTACCTGCCAGTTCGGACAATACAAACCAGTTCGTAGCAGCCCAGTGACCGGTATTGCAGAACGAAACGGTGGGTTTGTTATCCAGACCTTGTTCTTTGACGATCTTGACGAGCTCACCGGTGTCTTTCAGGACAGGTTTGTCGCTGCGAAAGAAGCTGTTGAAGTCCAGTTCACGTGCACCGGGCAAGGTGCCGTAGCGGGCGGCGGCGTCAACGCGTTTTTCGCCTTTGAAGAATTCAGTTGGGCGCGCGTCCAGCAAAATGGGGGCTTGGCCATTCTTGATGTAGTCCGCGACTTCTTGCGTGCTGACTACCATGTCTTTGTTGTAGTGGTAGCTAAATTCGGTAGGGGTGACAGTGGGAGTGTCTTTGCTCAGGGGCTTGCCTTCTGCTTCCCAGGCTTGCAAGCCGCCATCCAGAACGGATAACTGAGTCAGACCACCCGCTTTCAATGTCCAATATACGCGCGCAGCGGCGCCAAAGTCTGTGGGGTTGGCGCCTGCGTAGGTGACGACAACGTAGCTGTCTTTGGAAATACCGGCTTTGCTGAACAAGGCGGACAGGTCGGCTTCGGAGCGCAAGGCACCTGCGTTATCTGCTGGGCCGCGATAGGCGCCATAAGGGGTGTGAACGGCACCAGGCACGTGGCCCGCTGCATATTCTTTGTCTGTGCGGATATCTAGAACGCGCAGATTGTTTTGATCCAGTTTGGTGGCCAGGTCGGCAGCCGAGATCAAGGCGGCTGGTTTGGCTGCCGTTTCGGGTGTGCTTGGCTCTGCGCTGGCAGTCGGTGCCAGAACCGTGCTGAATGCAAATGCCAGGGAGATGAGGATAGGTTTGATCATTATTACTCTCTTGAGTAAGCAGGGTCCTGCTTAGAGGTTTAAGTGCATAAGGAATGGTAATGAACACAGGAACAGAAAATAACAATGAATTGGGGATTAGCTTATTGCTTGTGGGTGTAAGAGGGTGTCTCTATATATAGAGGAGAGAGGAGGAAGGCTTTGCTTGCCGCTCTGCGTTAGGTGGGCTTGTGTCTCTGTGGTTGTGTCTATCTCTCAGGCAAGTGTGTTTTTGCTTTCTATATAACAAGAGCGTATCTGTAGAGAGGCGGTTGTATAGGTGAGAGAAGGCAGGGCTGTCTCTACAAGAGAGGATGGGATGATGTGTTTGGTGTTCTCATGGATGCAGACTTAGAGACCCAAAGGTTCTAAGATTCGACGTATCAAAGGCAAAGAGACTGAGACTCGGAGGGATACTGAAGGGTATAGAGGTATAGAGGTATAGAGGTATAGAGGGGGAGAGGATTGGTTTACCTCTTGGAGAGGCCCGTCTCCTATCTATATATAGAGAGTAGAGTCGCAGTGATGAAAGGCCTGGCTATATAGAGGGTGGCGTTCGTTGTTCCAGCCGCTCTACGTAGGTCGCTACTCGAAGCCCCGGGACAGGGTGTTGGGGCGGACTACTTGCCGGCGCTTCGCGCCGGTCCCCTTGTCGGAGTCACCATCGGGGCGCAGTCTGAACTCGCCCAGTAATTGGTCCCGCGGACCAAT
Protein-coding sequences here:
- a CDS encoding ABC transporter ATP-binding protein; this encodes MQIEITGLSKTYVSEDKTFKALDNINLTIPANEFFTLLGPSGCGKTTLLRCIVGLETPDEGEIRIGDEIVWSSAKNIAVPVEKRGLGMVFQTYAIWPHMTVFDNIAYPLQVRGERKEVIREKVANILKFVQLEGVDQRSATRLSGGQQQRVALARALVAEPKVILFDEPLSNLDAKLREETRKELREFLSRLDITAVYVTHDRVEALALSNSIAVMRGGKILEIGSPEKIYFDADHRFVADFIGRANQISAKVLEQRVDSTLVECELGQLHCKKRDLPVGTEVTLCIRPEFIRVSSQSSEVGQNLFHGQVQALEFVGESYEAEVTVGKEQLLVCIDPDVKVKQGDTVRFNLHPAHCMLLSA
- a CDS encoding cell division protein ZapA → MERVDISLLGRDYSLACPPSEKARLLEAVKLVDQRMQAIKGSGRVSGNERIAVMAAIQIASEFLSAKAPDGPLANVAFGDFKRKIEDMHAMMDDVIEPSGTSR
- a CDS encoding ABC transporter permease, coding for MNQTRRPLSWSLILIVGFLTLCPVLMLLLGSFSQGLTAFGSFTTAKYVAAYTDPFLLEVTFNTVVFVLGSSLFSTALAVFLAYLNTRTNMPMKGVFTVLSIVPMMIPHLLFSVSWALLLNPSNGLINMFLQDTLGLQDAPLNIYSLWGMILVEGLLNMPVAYLIIAPAMASFDVSMEESSRVFGGGLWRTLTRVTLPILRPAIMAAFILAIVRALASYAVPRVLGTPGRVDVLATYLFEMISTGFAPDYGKAAALGMSVLSASIALIVLYRYMTKESSKYVTISSRGFKPTQLELRRAKIPLFIIVGIISLLMVVLPVAVLLYTSMIPYSMVPSARAFSLMSWANWIDVIQDPISKVAMTNSLFLAVFGASLGVLLSLFVAYVVVKLRTRAAALLDTLSFLSFSFPGIVIGIGFMWFFVQTPLYATLTALLLAYIAAYLPYGIRPLSAAFVQVHAHLEESSAVAGASSWTTMRRIIIPLLIPGVVSAWILMATMFIRELTVSVVLSRPGTEVLAVQVLSYAEDGLWGKLSALGIIMILISTVLVLLAMYIGNFYKRRQGTM
- the lgt gene encoding prolipoprotein diacylglyceryl transferase; protein product: MLIHPQFDPIAIQLGPLAIHWYGLMYLVGFGLVWLAGMARIRAGYALLTRKDLEDLIFYCVLGVVVGGRLGFTLLYQPSYYLSHPLEILYVWQGGMSFHGGLIGVLVTIALFARNRQRRFLEISDFLAPLIPLGLAVGRLGNFINGELWGRPSDVPWAMVFPQMDANPRHPSQLYEMALEGIALFILLWWFTRRPRAVGQASALFLIGYGFFRFMVEYTREPDSYLGLLSAGLSMGQWLSLPMIVAGLALFVYASKRGVTPGSQK
- a CDS encoding ABC transporter substrate-binding protein — encoded protein: MNSFDRRRFLKLAGATGLASMGTSLPWAAWAADAAVLEKAKAQGQAVFYANITAVEPIMKALQQAQGIEGKYTRISSSKFIPTILTEFNAGKLMADVVQAPLPMLQMLKEQGVLVPHQSEAVQGYPQWAIQDDSIIQFGIEYVSYIYNTDHLKAEDAPQRYEDLADPKWKDKIVMANPANHPSTIGWLIGLKEKVFSSEEQWLDFLKGLAANKPMFVASFGPTPAPIESGEKLIAISMPKYIVTKSPAPLAWGPMSGQPLLGSPRAIALTKNAPHPDAARVFLDYWLGNEAMGILANKVGEYVLAPGIHPPVAGIDKAKVEPIRDLSDAELIRWSREFSRIFAVR
- a CDS encoding tripartite tricarboxylate transporter permease; translation: MELFDNLMLGFSVAVTPENLAYALLGCILGTLIGVLPGIGPVPTIAMLLPITYVLPPVAGLIMLAGIYYGAQYGGSTTAILVALPGETSAVVTVLDGHQMARNGRAGAALAIAALGSFFAGCVATILLAAFAPPLAEVAFKFGPAEYFSLMVLGLVGAVVLASGSLPKAICMILLGLLLGMVGTDVNSGVARYDFGIPELQDGIDFAVVAMGVFGFSEIMNNLELGDQRVEITGKVGSLYPNKQEFKECWPAVIRGTAMGSCLGILPGGGAVLSSFASYTLEKKISRNPERFGKGHPAGLAGPESANNAAAQTSFIPLLTLGIPGNAVTALMIGAMTIHNIQPGPQVMTSHPELFWGLIASMWIGNLMLVILNLPLVGLWVKLLKVPYRLLFPAILVFCTVGVYSLNYNVFDILVTAAFGFVGYVWSKLRCEGAPLLLGLVLGPMMEENFRRALLLSRGDYTTFVTRPLSLSLLVLAAILVVIVALPSVKKKRDETFVEED
- a CDS encoding tripartite tricarboxylate transporter TctB family protein; the protein is MQIKNKQDFWSGIMFVVVGAAFSLGATSYSMGTAARMGPGYFPFWLGVCLSLLGAVVTLNSLSAKAESTEIEKFNWKVVFVIIGAVVLCGLTLNSLGVYASIFLLVVISSFASHEFSWPIALGAAVFLVLFVWLAFIKGLGLVFPLWPSFLA